One Emys orbicularis isolate rEmyOrb1 chromosome 20, rEmyOrb1.hap1, whole genome shotgun sequence genomic window, ACCAGGTACTGGGGATCTCAgggcaggagttgggggggggggcgccagggtgtgcagaggggtgggggtggcagggcgAGCTCTCACTGACACCCCCatttctgctcctcccccccagcgtaTGTGGGAGGATCGAAGGGCTGCCTGGTTCTGGCCCTCCTGGCCGGGTACCTCTCCGTGCTGTGTGGGGCCCTGGCACTcgccccccgcccggcccccagggGGCTTGACTGGGCCCGGGGGGCTGCTGCCCTCTGCTTCCTCACAGGTAAGGGGaaccccccaaacccctctcctACCCTTTGACCTCCATAATgcctcccccccttcccagccctcctgACCCCCAACCCAACATCTGACCCGCAACTCCTTCCACACTCCTgatccccaccctccctccgtctgccccccaaattcctcCAGTACCCCCCACCTTGACTTCCCACCCCCCGgttctccccagccccacatcttGTGTCTCGCAGGCACCTTGGCCATGGTGGCTCTAGGCTGTTTCATGGGCGGATCGGCCGGGGAAGCCGGCGGCAGCTGGGCCTGGTCGCTGGCGGTGGGCTGGGCGGCGGTGCCCATGGCCGGGTTGGCAGGTGAGCACCcggagggcacgggggggggggacacacggaGGAGAAGCGTCTTACAGCCACACTGACCCCCCCGCCCGATCTGTTCCAGGCACCTGTCACTGCCAGGCTTGGCGGAGGGAGCGacacctgcacagagccccaaGAGGATCGCCCAGCTCAGGGTGATGCCCGCCCAGGGCGCTTGGACGCCTGGGTCCCCCAGTCTCGCCCCCCCCAAGCTATTAAACCC contains:
- the LOC135892228 gene encoding lens fiber membrane intrinsic protein-like — its product is MGSKLGAAGLCLSCVSTVLLTVSAATESWLQLWVLGIVFHRGLWRECQLGACAPLQGQPAYVGGSKGCLVLALLAGYLSVLCGALALAPRPAPRGLDWARGAAALCFLTGTLAMVALGCFMGGSAGEAGGSWAWSLAVGWAAVPMAGLAGTCHCQAWRRERHLHRAPRGSPSSG